The following proteins come from a genomic window of Legionella cherrii:
- the aat gene encoding leucyl/phenylalanyl-tRNA--protein transferase: MSYNETYFFPNPETSDDQGLLFIGGDLAPQRILQAYRQGVFPWYEPGTPILWWSPNPRLILIPTEFKVSRSLQKSLKKPFSFTVDTVFREVIMACATCSGRINNTWITQEMIEAYTQLHTMGYAHSFEIWYENELVGGLYGLSIGHVFFGESMFHKLTDASKIAFYYLCKTMAKWNFDFIDCQIPTNHLQSLGAKIIERKEFLHLLHQSLEHPTKQGSWNITLT, translated from the coding sequence TTGAGTTATAATGAAACCTACTTCTTTCCAAATCCAGAAACTAGTGATGATCAGGGTTTATTATTCATTGGGGGGGATTTAGCTCCTCAACGTATACTTCAAGCTTATCGACAAGGAGTGTTTCCCTGGTACGAACCAGGAACACCTATTCTTTGGTGGTCCCCAAATCCAAGACTTATATTAATTCCTACTGAATTCAAGGTATCTCGTAGTTTGCAAAAATCACTAAAAAAACCCTTTAGCTTTACAGTAGATACTGTATTTAGAGAGGTCATTATGGCATGTGCTACTTGCTCTGGTCGCATCAATAATACCTGGATTACTCAAGAAATGATTGAGGCCTATACCCAGTTGCATACAATGGGTTATGCGCATTCTTTTGAAATATGGTATGAAAATGAATTGGTCGGGGGGCTGTATGGGCTAAGCATAGGACACGTTTTTTTTGGTGAATCCATGTTCCATAAGCTAACGGATGCATCAAAAATTGCTTTTTATTATTTATGCAAAACTATGGCTAAATGGAATTTTGATTTTATTGATTGCCAAATTCCCACCAATCATCTACAAAGTCTGGGCGCTAAAATTATTGAACGTAAGGAATTTCTTCATCTGCTGCACCAATCATTAGAACATCCTACAAAGCAAGGTTCATGGAATATCACCTTGACTTAA
- a CDS encoding cyclic nucleotide-binding domain-containing protein, whose product MDYLYSLGNILILLSLSFRKVLIIRTIFVLSDLSFLLYGALANVPPVAFWAIASLIINFVQIGILLRDMIPRDLPYDLQQIKDLFFSDMQTSDFIRLIKISYRGTSSNKKILMKGSPVENLMLITKGKVYIEVENGILELGPYHFIGEMSYFRDGKANTTIHAREPVDYLYWRYSDLHRLQERKPPLFMKMVEAMGKDIVLKMLKQQKKPESL is encoded by the coding sequence TTGGATTATTTGTATAGTTTAGGAAATATTTTAATTCTTCTTAGTCTTAGCTTTAGGAAAGTGCTTATTATTCGCACAATATTTGTGCTATCTGATTTATCTTTTTTACTTTATGGAGCATTGGCCAATGTTCCTCCCGTTGCTTTTTGGGCTATCGCATCATTAATTATTAATTTTGTGCAGATTGGCATCTTGTTAAGAGACATGATACCTAGGGATTTACCTTATGATTTGCAACAAATAAAAGATTTATTTTTTTCAGATATGCAAACGAGTGACTTTATTCGTTTGATCAAAATAAGTTATAGAGGTACTTCAAGTAACAAAAAAATATTAATGAAGGGAAGTCCCGTAGAAAATCTCATGTTGATCACAAAAGGGAAAGTTTATATCGAAGTGGAGAATGGTATTCTTGAGTTAGGTCCTTATCACTTTATTGGTGAGATGAGTTATTTTAGAGATGGAAAAGCGAACACTACAATTCATGCACGAGAACCTGTAGATTATTTATATTGGCGATATTCCGATTTACATCGCTTGCAAGAAAGAAAACCACCTTTATTTATGAAAATGGTTGAGGCTATGGGAAAAGATATTGTGTTGAAAATGCTCAAACAACAAAAAAAACCTGAGTCTTTATAA
- the trxB gene encoding thioredoxin-disulfide reductase, translated as MSSSNHHRLIILGSGPAGYTAAVYAARANLHPVLITGMQPGGQLTTTTDVDNWPGDIEGLQGPALMERMQKHAERFDTQIIFDHIVKANLTQAPFTLHGDSDTYTCDALIIATGASARYLGLESESAYQGRGVSACATCDGFFYRNKAVCVIGGGNTAVEEALYLSNLASSVTLVHRRDSLRAEKILQDKLFEKTRNGNIKIIWNSTLDEVIGDDKKVTGALIRNVQNDTKELLNVDGVFIAIGHTPNTDLFKDQLLMNNGYIVIKSGLEGMATSTSIPGVFACGDVADHVYRQAITSAGFGCMAALDAEQYLDLNLGKN; from the coding sequence ATGAGCTCCAGCAATCATCATCGCTTAATTATACTCGGTTCAGGACCAGCAGGTTATACTGCTGCAGTCTATGCCGCAAGAGCCAATCTTCATCCAGTTTTAATTACTGGAATGCAACCAGGAGGTCAGCTAACGACCACTACTGATGTAGATAATTGGCCCGGTGATATAGAGGGATTACAAGGCCCTGCCCTGATGGAACGTATGCAAAAGCATGCAGAACGCTTTGACACTCAAATTATTTTTGATCATATTGTTAAAGCGAATTTAACACAAGCACCTTTTACTCTTCATGGTGATAGCGATACCTACACTTGTGACGCACTAATCATTGCAACAGGAGCTTCTGCACGTTATCTGGGATTAGAATCCGAATCAGCTTATCAAGGTCGAGGGGTTTCGGCCTGTGCCACCTGCGATGGCTTTTTTTACCGCAATAAAGCAGTTTGTGTTATTGGTGGCGGAAATACTGCTGTGGAAGAAGCACTTTATTTATCAAACCTTGCATCAAGCGTTACTTTAGTGCATCGACGAGACAGTCTGCGAGCTGAGAAAATTCTCCAGGATAAACTTTTTGAAAAAACCCGCAACGGCAACATCAAAATAATCTGGAATTCTACTCTTGATGAAGTGATTGGTGATGATAAAAAAGTAACTGGCGCTTTAATCCGAAATGTACAAAATGATACCAAAGAATTATTAAATGTCGATGGCGTATTCATTGCGATAGGACATACACCTAATACCGATTTATTTAAAGACCAGCTTCTCATGAATAATGGTTATATTGTTATTAAATCAGGACTGGAAGGAATGGCGACCAGCACCTCAATTCCTGGTGTATTTGCCTGTGGCGATGTGGCAGACCATGTATATCGACAAGCGATTACCTCGGCTGGTTTTGGTTGTATGGCCGCCCTTGATGCAGAACAATATTTAGATTTGAATTTAGGAAAAAATTAG
- a CDS encoding DNA translocase FtsK, with the protein MEKQQSGKKSSGSKNHMPSYVVKRLSEGSFILILTSALFVLLSLLTYKISDPGLSHVSRAGTVVANSGGQVGAYIADALYFVFGYFAYLVPIAFVYISWALLHDLRALNRLDKRVLVLRSVGLMLMFAGGCGLLSLEAEMNQLDSIHGAGGFIGQAVGGGWYQMLNLHGASLVLLAMLLVGTTWLTGLSWIKAVELIGFYTLFVMNYISKTTHKALSVIKSRVEQSKSNVIPKAPKIPREKPAPKLFKPKAEKEDRAVAPPPVLITQEVKPEIVKPVKEVKEIRIPKVSTSGDLPSLSLLDKGQPGKPMGGYTHQELENLSREVEQHLLDFGIQAGVVAVHPGPVVTRFELQLAAGVKVSKLTALAKDLARSLSVVSVRVVEVIPGKTVVGLELPNHSRETVRLSDVLLADVYQQAHSPITLALGVDIAGHPVVVDLAKMPHLLVAGTTGSGKSVGINAMILSILFKATPDQVRLIMVDPKMLELSVYDGIPHLLTPVVTDMKEAASALRWCVEEMERRYRLMAALGVRNLAGFNTKIAEGIANGQPIANPLWKPVDSMDETAPELEPLPHIVVVIDELADMMMVVGKKVEQLIARIAQKARAAGIHMILATQRPSVDVLTGLIKSNIPTRMSFQVSSKIDSRTILDQQGAEQLLGHGDMLYLAPGSGAPLRVHGAFVDDKEVHRIADDWRARGEPDYIDDILKLTGDGNEGGSDEDGQSAEDDDPLYDQAVEFVIQTRKASISAVQRRLKIGYNRAARMVEEMERTGIVGPLDGGYRDVLVSSVTED; encoded by the coding sequence ATGGAAAAACAACAGTCAGGAAAAAAATCAAGCGGTTCAAAAAATCATATGCCTAGCTATGTTGTAAAACGGCTTAGCGAGGGTAGTTTTATATTAATTCTAACAAGTGCTCTTTTTGTGCTCTTGTCATTACTCACTTATAAAATCAGTGATCCTGGATTGTCACATGTTTCTCGAGCTGGAACTGTTGTTGCGAATTCGGGTGGGCAAGTAGGTGCTTATATTGCGGATGCACTTTATTTTGTATTCGGATATTTTGCTTATTTGGTACCGATTGCTTTTGTTTATATTTCCTGGGCTCTGTTACACGATTTACGCGCTCTAAATCGTCTAGATAAACGTGTCTTAGTACTTCGTTCCGTTGGCTTAATGCTCATGTTCGCGGGAGGTTGTGGCTTATTAAGCCTTGAGGCAGAAATGAATCAATTGGATTCCATTCATGGTGCAGGGGGATTTATAGGTCAAGCTGTTGGTGGTGGTTGGTACCAAATGCTCAATTTGCATGGAGCAAGTTTAGTTCTACTCGCTATGCTTTTGGTAGGAACTACCTGGTTGACAGGCTTGTCTTGGATAAAAGCAGTGGAGTTGATTGGTTTTTATACTTTATTCGTTATGAATTATATTTCTAAAACAACACACAAGGCACTATCTGTTATTAAATCACGAGTTGAACAATCCAAATCAAACGTGATCCCTAAAGCACCCAAGATACCTCGTGAAAAGCCTGCTCCTAAATTATTTAAGCCCAAAGCAGAAAAAGAGGATCGTGCCGTTGCTCCTCCGCCTGTATTAATTACTCAGGAAGTTAAGCCTGAAATTGTCAAACCCGTCAAAGAAGTAAAAGAAATCCGTATTCCCAAAGTAAGCACCTCAGGTGATTTACCGTCTTTAAGTTTGCTGGATAAAGGCCAACCTGGTAAACCTATGGGTGGATATACTCACCAAGAACTGGAGAATTTATCGCGGGAGGTTGAGCAGCACTTACTCGATTTTGGTATTCAAGCGGGTGTAGTGGCGGTGCATCCGGGGCCAGTCGTAACTCGTTTTGAATTGCAATTAGCTGCAGGTGTCAAAGTGAGCAAACTGACTGCTTTGGCTAAAGATCTTGCGCGCTCTTTATCCGTAGTTTCAGTTCGTGTTGTTGAAGTCATTCCAGGTAAAACGGTAGTGGGTTTGGAGTTACCGAATCATTCACGAGAGACTGTGCGACTATCGGATGTTTTATTGGCGGATGTATACCAGCAGGCCCATTCGCCAATTACTTTGGCTTTAGGCGTGGATATTGCAGGCCACCCTGTAGTTGTTGATTTAGCTAAAATGCCTCATTTGTTGGTCGCCGGGACCACAGGATCTGGTAAGTCAGTTGGTATTAATGCCATGATTTTAAGTATCTTATTTAAGGCAACTCCAGACCAGGTGCGTCTGATTATGGTTGATCCTAAAATGTTGGAGTTATCAGTTTATGATGGCATACCCCATTTATTAACTCCTGTTGTTACCGATATGAAAGAGGCCGCTAGTGCTTTGCGCTGGTGTGTTGAAGAAATGGAGCGTCGTTATCGGTTGATGGCTGCTTTGGGTGTAAGAAATTTGGCTGGTTTTAATACTAAAATCGCAGAAGGCATTGCTAATGGTCAACCTATCGCTAATCCTTTATGGAAACCTGTTGATTCAATGGATGAAACAGCGCCAGAATTAGAACCTTTACCTCATATTGTCGTCGTAATTGATGAGCTTGCTGATATGATGATGGTCGTGGGCAAGAAAGTGGAGCAGTTAATTGCTCGTATTGCTCAAAAAGCTCGCGCTGCCGGAATCCATATGATTCTTGCGACTCAAAGACCTTCTGTAGATGTTTTAACCGGGTTAATTAAATCAAATATTCCAACTCGAATGTCATTCCAAGTTTCATCAAAAATTGATTCTCGTACTATATTAGATCAACAGGGTGCTGAACAATTACTAGGACATGGGGATATGCTCTATTTAGCACCCGGAAGTGGGGCGCCTTTACGAGTTCATGGTGCTTTTGTTGATGATAAAGAAGTACATCGCATTGCGGATGATTGGCGTGCTCGTGGGGAGCCTGACTATATTGATGATATTTTGAAATTAACAGGTGATGGTAATGAGGGCGGTTCTGATGAGGACGGCCAATCTGCCGAGGATGATGATCCTCTTTATGATCAAGCGGTAGAATTCGTTATCCAAACACGGAAGGCCAGTATTTCTGCAGTACAGCGACGACTAAAAATAGGCTATAACCGGGCAGCTCGTATGGTTGAAGAAATGGAGCGAACAGGAATTGTTGGGCCATTAGATGGTGGTTATCGAGATGTCTTAGTATCATCCGTGACGGAGGATTAA
- the lolA gene encoding outer membrane lipoprotein chaperone LolA translates to MKKILTVLLLSISTAVFSETPDVLLQTKLNGIRSMTAVFKQAVKAKQRVVSRSSGTMALQRPGRFRWQTVQPMAQLMVADGQKIWVYDKDLEQVTVKTQRKGLGGTAALFLSGYDNTVTRDFNVTQSNVGNDLVFDLKSKSPKANFQRIKLVFRQNNLTGLELYDQLGQVTTVQLSQIKTNPKLAASLFQFKTPKGVDVVQQ, encoded by the coding sequence ATGAAAAAAATATTAACCGTATTACTTTTAAGTATTTCAACTGCGGTATTTAGTGAAACGCCTGATGTATTGCTGCAGACTAAATTAAATGGAATTCGCTCAATGACTGCCGTGTTTAAACAAGCAGTGAAAGCAAAACAGCGAGTAGTCTCTCGTTCATCAGGAACAATGGCATTACAAAGGCCCGGTCGATTTCGTTGGCAAACGGTGCAACCTATGGCGCAATTAATGGTTGCTGATGGTCAGAAAATTTGGGTATATGATAAAGATTTGGAGCAAGTAACGGTCAAAACGCAACGAAAAGGTTTAGGGGGTACTGCTGCTTTATTCTTAAGTGGTTATGATAATACGGTTACTCGAGATTTTAATGTGACTCAAAGTAATGTGGGCAACGACTTGGTTTTTGATCTAAAATCAAAATCACCTAAAGCTAATTTTCAACGAATCAAACTGGTGTTTCGTCAAAATAACCTAACTGGTTTGGAGTTATATGATCAATTGGGCCAAGTGACTACGGTTCAATTATCACAAATTAAAACAAACCCTAAGTTGGCAGCTAGCTTATTCCAATTCAAAACGCCTAAAGGGGTTGATGTGGTTCAGCAATGA
- a CDS encoding replication-associated recombination protein A: protein MSLFKTMPQPPLAELLRPKNLDEVIGQSHLLGEGKSLRLSFASKKLHSMILWGPPGVGKTTIARIAAEAFDSEWIALSAVFSGVKDIRAAVEKAQENLTHGKHTTLFIDEIHRFNKAQQDALLPYTESGLVTFIGATTENPSFEVNSALLSRAQVYVLKSLTDDELRQLFHKANQVFSSPIQFDDDALEMLIGFADGDARRLLNSLEQLHAACTAMNNVHVTKEFVMNVLAEQVRRFDKGGENFYDQISALHKSVRGSNPDAALYWLCRMLDGGVDPLYLARRIVRMAWEDIGLADPRALQIANDAAATYERLGSPEGELALGQAVIYLSIAAKSNAGYVAFNQAMDFVKHDKSREVPVHLRNAPTRLMKKLGYGKKYRYAHDEPHAYAAGEDYLPEGMEEPGWYKPVPRGLEIKIAEKLAFLKSLDENNSES from the coding sequence ATGAGTTTGTTTAAAACAATGCCTCAACCACCACTAGCAGAGCTTTTAAGACCAAAAAATCTCGACGAAGTGATCGGACAAAGTCATTTATTGGGTGAAGGTAAATCATTGCGACTTAGTTTTGCGAGTAAAAAACTTCACTCAATGATTTTATGGGGACCGCCAGGAGTTGGTAAAACAACAATTGCTCGTATTGCTGCTGAAGCGTTTGATAGTGAATGGATAGCGCTTTCTGCGGTGTTTTCGGGTGTTAAGGATATTCGTGCCGCAGTTGAGAAAGCGCAGGAAAATCTAACTCATGGTAAACACACCACACTGTTCATCGATGAAATTCATCGCTTTAACAAAGCGCAACAAGATGCTCTATTACCTTACACGGAATCGGGTTTAGTCACTTTTATAGGGGCTACAACGGAAAATCCTTCTTTTGAAGTGAATTCTGCTCTGTTGTCACGTGCTCAGGTTTATGTTTTAAAATCTTTGACTGATGACGAATTGAGACAACTGTTTCACAAAGCAAATCAAGTATTTTCATCTCCTATTCAATTCGATGATGATGCGCTGGAAATGCTTATTGGCTTTGCTGATGGTGATGCCCGACGATTATTGAATAGTCTTGAACAATTACATGCCGCATGTACCGCAATGAATAATGTGCATGTCACAAAAGAATTTGTGATGAATGTTTTGGCAGAACAAGTCAGACGTTTTGATAAAGGTGGAGAAAATTTTTACGATCAAATTTCTGCATTACACAAATCAGTACGTGGTTCTAATCCTGATGCTGCTCTTTATTGGCTCTGCCGTATGTTAGATGGGGGTGTGGATCCCCTTTATTTAGCGCGACGTATTGTACGAATGGCTTGGGAAGATATTGGTTTAGCTGATCCTCGAGCGCTCCAAATAGCAAACGATGCTGCTGCAACGTATGAACGATTAGGTTCTCCGGAAGGAGAGCTTGCACTAGGACAGGCTGTCATTTATTTGTCAATCGCTGCAAAAAGTAATGCAGGATATGTTGCTTTTAATCAGGCTATGGATTTTGTAAAACATGATAAATCACGAGAAGTGCCTGTTCATTTGCGAAATGCACCTACACGGTTAATGAAAAAACTAGGGTATGGAAAAAAGTATCGTTATGCCCATGATGAACCGCATGCATATGCCGCCGGAGAAGATTATTTACCTGAAGGAATGGAGGAGCCCGGTTGGTATAAACCGGTACCGCGTGGTTTAGAAATTAAAATTGCAGAGAAACTTGCATTTCTAAAATCGTTGGACGAGAACAATTCAGAGTCATAA